The genomic window TGGCTCACATCCTCTCACCAAATCAACTCCTAACTAGAATCCAGGCATACGACCCGCAAAGATGGCACCAATTCCTGATTTACATCGGACTGACCTTGCTGTCCTTCGTTATAAATGCTTCCATGAACTCGCTGCTTCCTGTTATTTACCACGGGGCCTTCATGTGGTCGATTGGTGGCTTCGTCATCGTGTCCATTACTGTCCTGGCATGTGCGTCGCCCGATTTTAACTCGGCCTATTTTGTTTTCTGCAACTTCATCAACCAAACAGGCTGTAAGTTTCGACACACCATCCCAGGATGAACAATTTCAACGCgcaaataaataaataacaACTAATGGGTGAACAGGGCCTGATGGTATTGCCTGGCTGCTCGGTGTTCGTAGTCTTCCTCCATCAGTGTACTGGACCTCTTGGGCTGATGTGATGTAGCTTCTCCAAGGCGGACTTGGCGTCACTGCTTTTGTTAGTATCCCGTTGTCAGTATGCAACGAAGAGAGTCGGCTGACGGCAATACGACGTAGGATGCGGTCGCACACATGATTGAAGGTAAGTGTTAACCGGTCGCGCAACCATACCCATCGGACATTTTAACCATGTGTACCCAGAGATCCCccatgctgctgccgagggACCCAAAATCATGGTCGTCTGTGTCGGAATCGGCACATTCACCGGCGCAATTTTCCTCATTGTCTTGTTGTTCGTCTCCGGGAACATCGACGACGTCATCAGCTCCAGCGCTGGTCCGCTGCTTCAGATCTTGATTCATGCGACAAAAAGCAACGCCGGAGCCATATGTTTGCTGATGTAAGTTTTCATCAAGCCTTCATGACACCGATTTGTGCTAATCTTTGCGAGGCTGCCGCTGGTGTGTCTTGTCTTCGCAACGCTCAGTGTAATGACAACTAGCAGCCGAATGATCTTTGCATTTGCAAGGTACGAGCGCGACCAGTCCCAAGCCAACTACAATCTTTCTGTTAAAAATATCCCCTTTTGACTGATGCAACACAGGGACGGTGGTCTGCCTGCCTCGAAATTCTTCGCCAAGGTTCATACCAGACTCGGACTTCCCCTGAACGCTCTGATCCTCACCTCGGTTATTGTGATCCTATTTGGCCTGATATTTCTAGGTTCAACCAGGTACAACGTGTTTTATTTCCCCCTGAACACTGAAAAAACCACTGACGTCATACAGCGCCTTTAATGCCATCATCTCGGCATCCGTTGTTGCCCTTGATCTATCATATGCAATGCCCATTGCTGTAAATTTCATTCAGGGTCGCAATGCTCTGCCGGACCGAAAGTGGAAGCTGCCCCGGTGGTTCGGATGGACCGCTGACTGCATTTCACTGTCATATATTTCACTCACCACGGTATTGTTTCTATTCCCCCCCGGACTCCCTGTAACGGGGAGCAATATGAGTAGGTGGCCTGCCAAAACACCATGACCCTGTCGTGCTAATCACAACTCCAGATTACTGCATTGTTGcatttgccatcatcatcacaaTATCTGTTTTTCAATGGATCGTAGATGGACGGAAGAACTTCACAGGGCCGCGAGTGAACCTCGTTCCAGAGCGCGCGATGCAACCTCCCACCCAGTCTTGATCTGACCGTTGTCCGGTCGACATTTTCGGAGTCCTGCATCTCAAGTGCGTAATGGAAATGTCAACCGGCCACGTATGAAGCAGATACTGTAGGGGTAACACATCACAATGGCGTGTTTGAGGGTTGTACAACTGAAAGCTACAGGCAAGTTGGGTGGAAAACAAACCAAGCCACAGTAGCGAAATACTATGGCACCAATACGCAGTCTCGGATAAGCAATGTGACACTTTAATGGGGTGAAATGGCTGCAGCAATGTCGGTCCTCTCCCAACGTGACACAAAACAACGAACCACGTACATAGACATTGGGCATATGTAAAGCGCACCAGATTCGGAAGGCATCAACGGTGGCGAAGATAAAATATGAATTGTCATTATGACTTatatatacggagtattccaCTCAGAAACTTTAAAGGGGGTCATTCAAGACAGACTTGCGTCGAGTTCCAAAACAATAGTTTCCGGAGCACAGTCTCATCATGGACCCAAACTGGTGTCAGGGCTTCCCTCGTGATGATGTGCTCATCAAACTCGTCGAGGTTAGCGACTCTACAGCGGAACCTATAGTACACGATGCCTACGGTCTAGACAAGACCTATGGCGAGGTGTTGGCGGATATCCTGGAAACCCGCGACAGAATTCGCAAAGCCGCTCCGGCGTCGAGTCTCGACAGCCGCGGCATGCTCTGTGAAGCTGCACCGTATGCAGGATTCCTTGGACTCTCCGGATACGAGTTCATTGTTGCCTTCTTTGCCACGCGAGCTCTAGGCGGCGCATGCATGCCATTTGGTACAGTGTCTTGCAAGGTCCAACACGCACCAGTTTGATACTAATGCAATTCATCACGATAGGGGCCGGCATCTTACCACAGGAAGCGCACTCATTCCTCTCCAGATCAATGGCGTGCGTATTGCTTCTCGGCAAGGACAGAGTAGCCCAGGGACAGCAAACCAAGGAGTACAGTCAACAACACGACTACGACTTCAGACTCGTTCGCGTATCAACCGATGCGCCACCCGTCGCCAGCAActccatcaccatcgaccACTCCATCGAACTAGATGACGGCGGCCCTGGATTCGTCATCTTCACGTCGGGAACCACCGGTCCACCCAAGGGGGCGGTTCTCCCGCGAAGATGGCCCCCAATTGAAGACACACTCGAGCCGGGAAGCGCGACCATCTGCGACCGCCCGCCTCACTGGATCGGAGGAGCCTATCCAATGCTGCAAAGCATCTTGATCCGTCGTCGCATGTACATTCTCAAGTACGGCGCCACGGCTTCCGATATATGGGATGCCTTTAGAAGCCACAGAATTGACCACATGTCTTTCAGTCCTGGCATTTTCCGGCGCATGAAGCAGGACTACCAGGATCGAATCTGCAAGTTTCCCGAAGATGAGCAGAGGCTGTACGTGCAAGGAATTCGAAATTTGAAGACGCAGTGGCAGGGCGGCGGCATGCCTTCGGTCTCGATGCTGGACTTCTGGCGAAACCTCATCGGAAGACCGATCGGGATGCAATACGGATCTACAGAGCTTGGCGGGACGGTGACAGGACATGACGGACTTTCCAAGATCAAGGTGCGTCTGAGCTTCTGTCCCTCGATCAAGAATCCCACCGCAGAGTCTAATCGAACGTGAGCATCAAAGTACTCCATTGGAACCCCTTTCCCAGGCATTCATCTCAAGTTATCTAATGGAGACAGcggcgccatctttgccaagaGCCCTACAATAATGACCCAGTATGTCTAGAATATATCTCAAATACATGGTCACGTAAAGAAGGCTAACACCCGTAATCGCGAAAAGCTACATCGGGGACGAGGGCGCCaccaaaaaggcctttgacAGCGAGGGATACCTGGAATCCGGGGACATTGGCCACATGCAAGACGGCGAGTTGATCTACGACGGGCGAGCCTCCAACGAATGTATATCTCCCCCTGACGTGACGTGTTTTTTTGATCCTTGCCACTGATTCGAATACAAACAACCAGACATATTCTTTGACGGGTACCGAATCCCCATATTGGCGCTCGAACACGCACTGGATGACCTCCCGTATATATCAGAAGGCTACATCGTCGCGGTGCCGGACCACGAGGCCAACGAGCTTTGTGGCGCGCTTGTTCGCGTACAAAACACCGACAATGACGAAAAGGTCACCTTGGAAAAGATACGGTCTGATCTCGCCGAAAATCACGCCACGTACACGCTGCCAGTGGTGCTTCGCATTCtgagcgacgacgagcaagTGCCCTTTACCATAACCAGAAGCCCATGAGGAAGCAGGCCGCAAAGAAATTCTTCCTAGTAGACGACTACTGGTCCATTGAGAACCCCACGCCAGGCGTCGAATATTGGAATAACAAGATTGAGAGCAGACAACACACCGGAAGGACTTGGGATTGGGCCGGGCTGCAACGGTGAATTACGCAGCGAGGACGGTTTGGGCCTGGATGAGCAGTTGCACGACGTCAACTCGTATTCCCAAGTGTCTGTGAAGCACACATCATCAGTAATCGATTTGTAGAATAAAAGACAATATAATGCAGTGTACCCCGAAAAAAAATGCACCATGTCCGTTTCGGCCATCCATGTGAAACGCGAGATAATACACTGGTGGCAAGATCGGTCTTTGTTACACACGGAGGTGATACGGCAATGATGCTGTGCGTTGAATTGATGGCGTATGAGGTGTGACATGTCAAATCGGGTGTTTGTCTATCTTTCATATCGTATTTCACATCGAATGACAATAAACTGCGAGCCGCCGATTGCGCTGCGTAAGCCGAAAGCGGCAGTACAGAGCCCTTTGCTCCTTGGCAAAGGACATGAtgctgcttttttttttgcttaGTTCTGAATTTTTCCAAGAAATGCCGTTTCAAGTGCTTCCCTTGTCTCTATTGGGTAGCTTGGCCGTCGTTGATGTCCCCGTCCATGGAAAGCTGCCCGCGATATTTCAGTTTAATTGTTTGATGTAGATCAGCATGACGCAAGAGCCAAAAACTGCAGAGCTGGGTCAAGGACTACCGCCAACCGATATACATGTGAGTCCATATCGAAAGTTGGAAAGATATTTACTGACGGAAATCCCAACGCCAGGCTGTGAGCGTGTCCCTTCCGAAATGGCGAGATGCCACGGGTTGGGCGACCAAAGATCCCCAGGTCCTTGCACATTTGAAGACGGGATACCCAAGATTCTATATTCATCCATTCATCGAAAGACTCGCTACATTGCTGCTGCAATTATTGATGAAGAGTAAGTCAGTGGCGAGCTCAGTCGGAGAGATATATGGGGAAGAGTCGACAGCGGCAGCTGCCGCTATGCTATTTCCACACGCAAGTTTGGGCACCTCTTGTCGCGATTACTTGCAGCGGGCTGAGTCAAATCCTTCAAATAAGCTTGCAATCTTTGCTTTTCAAGTGGACTTTGCTGGTGAAGTGCAAAATATCCATTTGAGAGTTGCCAAGTCAACTTCAGGGGCATTCCAGAGCCTCTGTATCGTAGTGTTCCCACATGATCTGTCCAAGGAAGCCAAGATGTTCTGGCAACACACCGGCTTTGGAGTTACGAGCCGGCATGCTCTTTATTGGTTGGAACGGGCGCCTTGTCTTGGTGAAGTGGTGGCAAGCATCCGTCAAGACGGCAAGTTGCCGCTCGACGATGCAAAACAAGCCGCAACCAAGATCAAGAATCGAATATCTGAATTGCTATCTTCAGAGAGAAGCACGGTTGAGACACAGGATGTGTTTTTATATCCAAGTGGCATGTCCGCAATAGCCCACTCTGCGTCTGCTCTTCAAGAGTTGTATAAAGGCTCATCCGACTCAATTCGAGTTGCTGTTTTTGGGTAAGCGGAGAAACACCAGAAGCATATCTTAAGGCGCCCACACGGCTCACTCCAGTACGATAGCTTCCTATACGTAGACACGTTCAAGGTTCTCAGCAAAGTCAAACAAATCGAGTGTGTCCTCTACGGACATGCGTCccctgcagacatggaccagtTGGAGCACGACCTCCAGGACGGTATGGAAATACATGCCTTATATACCGAATTCCCAGGAAACCCTCTCCTCGGCTCACTCAACCTCGAACGTCTCTATAAGCTCTCACAGAGATTCAACTTCCACGTCATCGTGGACGACACTGTCGGTACAGCAGTCAACCTAGACCTCGCCGCCTTTTGCGACGTACTCTGCACAAGCCTTACCAAAATGTTCAGTGGTGCCTGCAACGTCATGGGCGGCAGCTTGACCATCTGCCCAAACTCCAAGTCCAAACGTGCCCTACACAGCACCTTGACAAGCCAATATAGTGACACATACTTTCCTCTCGACTTGCTTGTCATGGCCCAAAACAGCAAGGACTTTGCGGAGCGGGTTCACATTGCTAATGGAAACGCCGAGGCGATAGCCGCCAAGTTGAGAGACCACCCGGTTGTAGACAGAGTATTCTATCCCAGGGGCAGCGCAACGCAACATTTGTACGATGGTTACCGACGTAGACGACCACGAGCCagggaagacgaggacggaCAGGACCAGGCACAAGCAGGATATGGCTATCTGCTTTCAATCCGATTCGTCCAGGATtcagccgccatggcctttCACGATGCACTGGACGTGGCCAAGGGACCAAGCCTTGGCACCAACTTTACGTTGTGTTGTCCGTACACGGTACTTGCGCATGCGTCGGAGCTGGCATGGGCATCAGAGTTTGGCGTTGTCGAGCATTTGGTTCGTTTGAGTGTGGGAATtgagaggagaggagagttGGAGGGGGCTGTGGATAGGGCATTGGAGGTGGCTGCAAAGGCGGCACAAGCAGAGTAGGCGGTTGGATGAAAGGGCGAGGAAGTCAATTAAAAAGAAGAGTCGCCATGGCATGATGGTTGTGCTGCGTGCACCGTTCATCCCCATGTCCTGGCGAATCAGGCAACCCCGACTGGAAATGCTCCTTCCCTCTGTTTGACGGTACGCACGACCAGCAGAcgtttcctttttccttccatgttttttttttttgaactGCAAATCTCAACCCAAAACATTGACGTGGTTACAACGCAATGCCAGAGTGCAAATTCCCAAGTGGTCGCCACCACATAACTCACGTGCCTCTACGAAGTATTCCTCCGATTTCTTCATTGCCATTCCCCCGGTCCCATGCAGATGTCCGAAGTGCACGCAATTGTTGACTGCATTCAAGTAACGTCACATCGGACAGCAAGCCACCCCAACCCCACAATCCCTTCAGTCTGCTCAACCCTCAAGGGATGTACTAAGCTCAATCTCATACCCCGGCCTGGAAAACAAAACAATAGCAGGCTCCGGAGCTTCTCACAAAACCTCTCGCAGCTAAGTAGTCGTCAACTGGACCTGTTCTGCATCTTATCCCTGTTGATATTACCCCAATTGCTGAGCGGGGTTGGGAATGTTCATTCCGGTAACCCCAGCTTCACAGGAAGCCGAATCGTGAAGCCCGGCCTTGGAATAAAAGGCTGCCGACATTCCCATCGATTCTTCGACTCTGACACCCACGTcgcctactccgtagtcccTCTATATATCGAGATCAAGGTACACCCGCCACCGTGAAAATGGCCCGTCTTCTCATGATTGCAGCTCTCGCCTcttccgtcttggccacccCAACCAACTGCGACCCCAAAGTCCCCTCTGTCACTGTCCCAGCATGCTCTCGCGGCGTCGGCACAGTCAAATACGACAAGACTGTCCCCGACCTCAAACCATTCCCTCGCACCCAGGTTGACCTCTGCTATACCGACACTCACCTGGACATCAAGTTCACCGCCCGCGACGAGGTCAACTTCTACTTTAACTCGTCCCAAGGCACCAATGCCGACATCTGGGAGTACGAGGTCATGGAGGCCTTTATATACAAGGGCACGGACAACCCGCAGACTTACTTTGAGTTCGAAGTGAACCCCAACAACGTCACCTACCAAGCCTTTGTGTACAACCCGTCCAAAGTTCGCGCCGATGGCGCCCCCTTTGACCACTTCTTCGTGTCGGACCCTCCTGCCGACGGGTTTAGCGCTGTGACCGAGCTCGACAAGCCGAATCAGTTGTGGGTGAGCGATGTCAAGATTCCCCTGGGCTTGTTCAATGTCGACAAAGGCCAGGCAAAGGGTACACAGTGGAGGATGAACTTCTTCCGAACCGTTGTCAGCCCGCAGACGTATCCTGATCAAGAACTTGGCGCGTGGAGTGTCCCCAACAAAGCGAGCTTTCACATTACTCCCTACTTTGGCCATGTGAAGTTTGTGTAAGCCGTTGGAGGGATACTTTGTAATTAGGGGAAACATACTCATATGGCTAAATCAACACTCGAATGGGGTTTCCTCGTGCACAAGTCCATCACTCTACAGATATTGCAAATTGGAAGCATGTAGTGTCTACTAAATCGTAAAAGCGAACTGGACATCCGAGGCAATCCTGGTAGTTGTGGTGCCCGGGCCTTTTGTTTCTCACGTGGTGGCGAAATACTCCGGCTCGTCCACATGGGCGTGTAGCGCAGACACCGCTCTTTCAAAGATGCTTTCTATTACATCGTCACAGGGGCTTATATAAAGACCCCTTGGGACCCAACAGTTGTCGACTCATCCCGAGTTGATTCCTCACTATTACACGATTCTGACGGACAAAAATGGTCCGTCAACATAATGCGGGATCCATGCGGGATCATCGCCAATGGCCGTGCGCTTTCGCTGTAATATCCCGTCAAGAATTCATCGCAAAGAGGCAACTTAATCAAGAGAGAGTATATCCGAGGCATAGCCTTGGGTCTTGTCGAGGAACTGCACCTATACAACGGTTAGTACTATCTCCTCACAGCCTCGGGGGAATAGCACACGAACACGGTTTGCACCTTTGCCAGATCACGATATATTTGGGGACCGTATGAGAATCACCCGCAAAATCATGTCCTTGTCTCCAAAGACGCCCTCTCTGCCGCACTCCAGCGTTCTGGACATGGTGGCATTGTTGAGGCGCAGGTTTGGAAGACTTTCCTCCTGCACCCGACCGGTCGGCCAGTAGGCCAAGTACGAAGATGCGTTCTGGGCCGCGAGACTTCGATTCAAGAAGCATTCGGTGGCGGATACGATTCGTTATACGTCAAAATTGGCGTTGAGATCCCGGGTGCCCGAGACAAGTTGTCGCATTGAAAGGAAAAGGTATACGAGTTGCACCAACTATTTTAGCTGCCCGTTCCGTGGCGGGAGTCATGGTCAGCTCTCCTACGCTATACTAGGTGCCGACAAGCAGATGATCTGAtcgaggcggcgacgggtAGAGCGATGAAGGCCAAAACAGTACCGCGTCTCCATCCTGGTGGTCAAGTGCTCGATGTCTGAATCGTGTCGGACAAATCCGGTCGTTACCAAAATCATAGAAGTTTCACCGGCGTCTTGGTTGAAATGGGACCCCCCGTATTTGAATGGCTTGCAAGCCGAGGCAAAGTTTGGCTAGTTCTTTTATCGACCTGCAAGAGATTTGATGTCTTTCTTGATCAAATTCTAAAGGAGGAATATGCCAAAATGCTCCCCGCGCCTTCCCAAGAGAAATCTGGCAGCCATTGCACCTGGTATTATGAGGCGCTCTGATCCGTTGTCCAGTTGATGCCACAGAATCTAAGACCACGTACGGGTTCTCGACTCTGATTTACTTTCTTGTTTCAGACATTCGGATTCTAGCCATCATTTCTACCACGGCTACTTGGTACTATACGCAGCTCCAACTCAAACGTTTTAATGGTTAAGATCAAGCTCTGGCTTCTCACATCTTGAGAGCCGAGCAGCGACGTACCTAGTCTTTGTCCATCTCTACGCCACAACAGCGATGCCACGCCAAATCTGAGACTCAAAGCAGGGGTATTTGATCAAACCTTTACTGGGAGCCCAGCATCGACAAGCGCTCCAGTGTTAGCTCcaggctcaagtgctcggCACGTAAAATTGCCCCTTTGGGACGCATGGTGGGAGAAGGGTTGCCCGGACCCTTGGGAAGATCCCGGCACAACAACAGACATTCCATCACCCTCTTTTGGATGTCACCACATGGTGGATGTTCCGGTGCCCAAGGTCTCTTGTTGTGAGGGCTATTGGTCAAGTCGAAGTTGAGCCGCTttattactccgtatacgTCGAATGATGAACGGAACAGAATGGGCAGGTTTCAAATCCATCTCACTTTGTCAACCAAGCTTAAATGGCGACAATAAATATTTCACATATCCACCGGGATACCCTCCTGCTTGGCAAATTCCCAGGCTTGATGTGGTGGCGTACGCCGGTGCCGAAAGCCGACATCCCTATTCCCCGTTTGTCTGACAAGCCGGTCATTGTTTAACTAGAGGCCCATAGTCTGTTAGCGCCAACTTTCCTCTCGTCCTGCGCTCATCCTCTTGGGCGGAGGGCGGAGGGCGGGGGCTcgcctacatatgtatgaTGCATGTGCGAGGTTTGGGCCGTGCAAATCCCGGCTTGGGGGTATTATATGAGGAGGTGGTTCCCTCTTTAGTTTCATCGCCATTTGCCATTCTTGCTGTTCAGTGAAATCTGTGCTCTTACGTGTAATGAACCTCCCCTGAGTTCTTATAAGGGGAGATCGTTTACTTAGTAGAGATGAGACAGTGAAGTTGCTTTTCAGTCATGTTGCACTTGTGGCTTGTTTTTTCTTCAGCACTGCTGGTGTTAGAAGTTTCTGCCAAATTGTCCACAGTGGTCGACCTTTTGTACAGCGAATATAGAGGTGTCGCCTTGTCGAATGGCATAACACAATGGCTCGGGATGAGATATGCAGCTCCGCCGGTGGGAGACTTGAGATTTAAGCCGCCTCAAGATCCGCTACACACGAATGGAGTCGTGATGGCTGACCAGGTATGTTGGAACCGCCGTGTTCGAAGAGGAACAAGATTCAACTGCGAGACATTATACATCCTGAACAGCGCTGTGGTTACAATTCCTCGCAACAGCATCCAGACATGCAACACGGTGGCTAACTATATGAAAAGCACGGCAAATACTGCCTCGCAACTGGCCATTCCCCAACCGAAAATACTACATCGGAGGATTGTCTCTTTGTCAATGTGCAGTCCCCGTCCCGGGCGAAACCTGGCTCGTTGCCTGTTTTCCTATACATCCAAGGAGGCGGGTTCAACCTCAACTCCAACGCCAACATCAATGCCTCGGGGCTCATACAAGCCAGCGGCCACAATATCGTGGTTGTCAGCTTCAACTATCGTGTCGGTCCGTACGGATTTCTTACCGATGGGAAAGACATCGCGCCCAACAACGGACTCCGCGACCAGGAAAAAGTCATGCAGTGGGTGCAAAAGCACATCTCCAAATTCGGAGGGAACCCAAATCATGTTACGCTGGGGGGGTCGTCGGCGGGCGCTGAGAGCGTGGTAATTCACCTCACCGCGCGCAATGGTACGGACAGAGGATACTTTCACGCCGTGACGGCGGAATCGCCCTCCTTCGCAACAACCTTGACCGTGGCCGAGTCGCAGTACTTGTATCGCCACTTTGCCACGAGACTGGGATGCGTGGGCGCCGACAGCCTGTCCTGTCTGCGCAACAAGACGGCGCGCGAGCTGCAGGAGCAGAATTTCAACATTCCGCTGCCGGGGGCTGCGAATCCGCCCAATTACTTGTACGTGCCCTGCCTTGATGGCGAGTACCTGACGGACTACACGTACCGATTGATTCAAGACGGTCGCTTCATCAAGGTCCCGTCTATATTTGGCGACGATACCAATGGCGGGACAAAATTTGCTCCCAGAAACGCGTCGACTCTCGCGGAGAGTAATTCGTTCATGCTGGACAACTACCCGTTCCTAACGCTGCGTCTTCTGGAGAAGATGAACAAGATGTACCCCAATCCGAGTAAGACGTGCCCCAAGCTGGGCTGCTATTGGAGACAAGCCAGTAATACGTACCAAGAGGTGCGGTATATGTGCCCAGCACTGGCCATGACATCTGCTCTAGCCAACGCCGGAATTACAAACTCGTTTGCTTATAGGTGGAAtgtggaagacgaggcacAAATGAAGGCCGGCCTTGGAGTTCCTCATACGTCCGAGTTTGATGCCATCCTAGGACCAGAATATGCCCCAAGTCCGCCAGAGAGCTACAAGAAGGGCGGCATCAACTACCCGGCGTCGCCGGCGATCCAGAAATACTGGACAAATTTCATCCAATACTATGACCCGAATCAGGGCGGCGACCCCGAGGTCAAGGTGGCCGAGTGGAAGGCCTGGTCAGGCGGTGCACAGGACCGGCTTGTCTTCCAGACCGGCGGGAGGACGGAGATGGAACCCTTTGGAGACCGGCTGAACAAGAGATGCTCTTTTTGGGCCCAGTATGGCGTTCAGTTGCGGACGTAGTAGCATAGAAGTCGGAAAGTAAAGACTGAGGTTGTCATTTTGGATCCTGTTCTTCGTAACAAACAACATGGATTAGTCGACATAGGACTATGGTATATAAACGCGGCTATATTTATTTGCGTTGACAAGTTCTCGGGTTTAGCATGGGTTATTGTCATCAGTGAAATATTGATGAGATGCCTACTATTCGATATCTTTTACTCCCAGGGCCTATCGCAGATTAAACCAAAGGCGGACGACCCTCCATGAGACGGTAGATCTGTTACGCCTCTATGCTTCACCACGGCAGAACTTATTGCTCTCCGGGGTCTTGCCACTTCACAAGTTGGTTTAATTGCGGTCGTGTGCTATTTTTGTTCTAGTTGCGCACGTCTCTCCACGACGCTGCCAGACTTGCCTACGATGTGCCATGCCCTGCATAGGAAAGTGCAGCAGCGACTTGGAAATTCTGGCCTCAACACGTTCAGACTGAGGGTGAGTCATGTATGCGGATTTTCTTCATTGATTTTCACTACTGCTGTCTGACTCCTTCTCCACGGCAAGCAGTGTCTTGTTAGTATCTTGTCAATAATGACCAACATGACTGTTTTGTTCCTGCTCATTCAATCACTCACTTACTCCGTGTGAGCCGTGCTAAAATCTCCACAGACACGGGCTGAAGCCGGACACTAACTGCAGGATGCTGGATCTTGTCCCGCCCGGATGTGGCTTAAGATAGATCGATGCAGTCCGCATTTCCTCCCCGCGTTTCATCTCGGATCCCGCTCACTCATCCGCATCTTACCAAAGACAGCGTCTGGGTTATTCACTCATGAAACAATTTTTTA from Metarhizium brunneum chromosome 2, complete sequence includes these protein-coding regions:
- the AAE13 gene encoding Malonate--CoA ligase, with amino-acid sequence MDPNWCQGFPRDDVLIKLVEVSDSTAEPIVHDAYGLDKTYGEVLADILETRDRIRKAAPASSLDSRGMLCEAAPYAGFLGLSGYEFIVAFFATRALGGACMPFGAGILPQEAHSFLSRSMACVLLLGKDRVAQGQQTKEYSQQHDYDFRLVRVSTDAPPVASNSITIDHSIELDDGGPGFVIFTSGTTGPPKGAVLPRRWPPIEDTLEPGSATICDRPPHWIGGAYPMLQSILIRRRMYILKYGATASDIWDAFRSHRIDHMSFSPGIFRRMKQDYQDRICKFPEDEQRLYVQGIRNLKTQWQGGGMPSVSMLDFWRNLIGRPIGMQYGSTELGGTVTGHDGLSKIKVRLSFCPSIKNPTAESNRTGAIFAKSPTIMTHYIGDEGATKKAFDSEGYLESGDIGHMQDGELIYDGRASNEYIFFDGYRIPILALEHALDDLPYISEGYIVAVPDHEANELCGALVRVQNTDNDEKVTLEKIRSDLAENHATYTLPVVLRILSDDEQVPFTITRSP
- the met-7_1 gene encoding Cystathionine gamma-synthase; the encoded protein is MTQEPKTAELGQGLPPTDIHAVSVSLPKWRDATGWATKDPQVLAHLKTGYPRFYIHPFIERLATLLLQLLMKSKSVASSVGEIYGEESTAAAAAMLFPHASLGTSCRDYLQRAESNPSNKLAIFAFQVDFAGEVQNIHLRVAKSTSGAFQSLCIVVFPHDLSKEAKMFWQHTGFGVTSRHALYWLERAPCLGEVVASIRQDGKLPLDDAKQAATKIKNRISELLSSERSTVETQDVFLYPSGMSAIAHSASALQELYKGSSDSIRVAVFGFLYVDTFKVLSKVKQIECVLYGHASPADMDQLEHDLQDGMEIHALYTEFPGNPLLGSLNLERLYKLSQRFNFHVIVDDTVGTAVNLDLAAFCDVLCTSLTKMFSGACNVMGGSLTICPNSKSKRALHSTLTSQYSDTYFPLDLLVMAQNSKDFAERVHIANGNAEAIAAKLRDHPVVDRVFYPRGSATQHLYDGYRRRRPRAREDEDGQDQAQAGYGYLLSIRFVQDSAAMAFHDALDVAKGPSLGTNFTLCCPYTVLAHASELAWASEFGVVEHLVRLSVGIERRGELEGAVDRALEVAAKAAQAE
- the BCHE_0 gene encoding Cholinesterase, with amino-acid sequence MADQHGKYCLATGHSPTENTTSEDCLFVNVQSPSRAKPGSLPVFLYIQGGGFNLNSNANINASGLIQASGHNIVVVSFNYRVGPYGFLTDGKDIAPNNGLRDQEKVMQWVQKHISKFGGNPNHVTLGGSSAGAESVVIHLTARNGTDRGYFHAVTAESPSFATTLTVAESQYLYRHFATRLGCVGADSLSCLRNKTARELQEQNFNIPLPGAANPPNYLYVPCLDGEYLTDYTYRLIQDGRFIKVPSIFGDDTNGGTKFAPRNASTLAESNSFMLDNYPFLTLRLLEKMNKMYPNPSKTCPKLGCYWRQASNTYQEVRYMCPALAMTSALANAGITNSFAYRWNVEDEAQMKAGLGVPHTSEFDAILGPEYAPSPPESYKKGGINYPASPAIQKYWTNFIQYYDPNQGGDPEVKVAEWKAWSGGAQDRLVFQTGGRTEMEPFGDRLNKRCSFWAQYGVQLRT